In a single window of the Thiohalophilus sp. genome:
- a CDS encoding acyl-CoA thioesterase: protein MSQSLHSDKLPQGEEPQIRVMAMPADTNASGDIFGGWLMSQVDIAGSIAAYRRARGRIVTIAVNEFRFIHPVYVGDLVSLYSRVIHVGNTSIRVMIEGFAERSRGTDECDRVAEAEITYVAIDEQGKPRAVDDST, encoded by the coding sequence ATGAGCCAGAGCCTGCATTCCGACAAACTGCCCCAGGGCGAAGAACCCCAGATCCGGGTCATGGCCATGCCGGCCGATACCAACGCCTCGGGCGACATCTTCGGCGGCTGGCTTATGTCCCAGGTCGACATCGCCGGCAGCATCGCCGCCTATCGCCGGGCCCGGGGCCGCATCGTCACCATCGCCGTCAACGAATTCCGCTTTATCCACCCGGTCTACGTCGGCGATCTGGTCAGCCTCTATTCGCGGGTGATTCACGTCGGCAACACCTCCATCCGGGTCATGATCGAAGGCTTTGCCGAACGCAGCCGCGGCACCGACGAGTGCGACCGTGTCGCCGAGGCCGAGATCACCTACGTCGCCATCGACGAACAGGGCAAACCGCGCGCGGTGGATGATAGTACTTAG
- a CDS encoding ChaB family protein yields the protein MPYDRIVQLPDSVRNHLPTEAQQIYKEAFNHAWEEYAEREDREATAHKVAWAAVKKKYRKIGEKWVEK from the coding sequence ATGCCCTACGACCGTATTGTTCAACTCCCCGATTCCGTGCGCAATCACCTGCCCACCGAGGCCCAGCAGATCTACAAGGAAGCCTTCAACCACGCCTGGGAGGAATATGCCGAGCGGGAGGATCGCGAAGCCACCGCCCACAAGGTCGCATGGGCCGCGGTCAAGAAAAAGTACCGGAAAATCGGAGAGAAATGGGTTGAGAAATAA
- a CDS encoding type II toxin-antitoxin system death-on-curing family toxin, with amino-acid sequence MPNSPVQFLTLDEVLEIHNRLIHHFGGLEGIRDMGLLESALFRPRTGYYQDLIEMAAALSESLLMNHPFVDGNKRIAFFATDIFLRLNGWKFQVKPDQAYSYIIGRLENHQADFENLRQWIQKSIVRLGNANN; translated from the coding sequence TTGCCCAATAGTCCTGTGCAGTTCCTGACACTTGATGAAGTGCTGGAAATACACAACAGGCTGATTCACCATTTTGGCGGCCTTGAAGGGATACGTGATATGGGCTTGTTGGAGAGCGCCCTCTTTCGTCCCCGGACTGGCTACTACCAGGATCTGATCGAAATGGCGGCCGCGCTGTCTGAATCCCTGCTGATGAATCACCCGTTTGTCGATGGAAACAAACGCATTGCCTTTTTCGCGACGGACATCTTTCTGCGTTTAAACGGCTGGAAATTCCAGGTTAAACCGGACCAGGCCTATAGTTACATTATTGGTCGGTTGGAAAATCATCAGGCAGATTTCGAAAACCTCAGACAGTGGATACAAAAATCCATAGTCAGATTAGGTAACGCCAATAACTGA
- a CDS encoding SET domain-containing protein has translation MTKNKFEVAESEIHGKGLFATTPIKKGEFLGNLKTRAAKKDGPYVLWCDDGKGREVICDFRFINHSRKANVAYYDDLTVMALKNIKPGEELVHNYGEEWED, from the coding sequence ATGACAAAAAATAAATTTGAAGTTGCTGAAAGCGAAATTCACGGCAAGGGCCTGTTTGCCACCACGCCGATCAAGAAGGGCGAGTTTCTGGGTAATCTCAAGACCCGTGCGGCCAAAAAAGATGGACCCTATGTGCTGTGGTGCGACGATGGCAAGGGGCGTGAGGTGATCTGTGATTTTCGGTTTATCAATCACTCGCGCAAGGCCAACGTGGCCTATTACGACGATCTCACCGTGATGGCGCTCAAAAATATCAAGCCCGGCGAGGAGCTGGTCCACAATTACGGGGAAGAGTGGGAAGATTGA
- a CDS encoding TatD family hydrolase: protein MYLVDSHCHLDRLDLEPFDGQLEGALQNAREHGVEHMLCVCINMENRTDVLDVARQHDFISASVGVHPNEDEGHDPDVDELVNLAQDENIVAIGETGLDYFRSEGDLEWQRDRFRRHIAAAKQSDKPLIIHMRDATEDTLRVLKEEKADEIGGVMHCFVEDWETAKKALDLNFYISFSGIVTFKSARELQEVAKNVPADRYLVETDSPYLAPVPYRGKSNQPAWTRHVAEFISGLRETEVETIAEQTTNNYFELFKHDKK, encoded by the coding sequence ATGTACCTGGTCGATTCCCACTGTCATCTCGATCGCCTGGATCTGGAACCGTTTGACGGCCAGCTGGAAGGCGCGCTGCAAAACGCTCGCGAGCACGGGGTAGAGCACATGCTGTGTGTCTGCATCAACATGGAAAACCGCACCGACGTGCTGGATGTCGCCCGCCAGCACGATTTCATCTCCGCCTCGGTCGGGGTGCATCCCAATGAGGATGAAGGCCATGATCCTGACGTGGATGAACTGGTGAACCTGGCGCAGGACGAGAACATCGTCGCCATCGGCGAAACCGGCCTGGATTACTTTCGCAGCGAAGGTGATCTCGAGTGGCAGCGGGACCGCTTCCGTCGCCACATTGCCGCCGCCAAACAGAGCGACAAGCCGCTGATCATTCACATGCGCGATGCGACCGAGGATACCCTGCGGGTTCTCAAAGAGGAGAAGGCGGACGAGATTGGCGGCGTCATGCACTGTTTCGTCGAGGACTGGGAGACCGCCAAAAAGGCGCTGGATCTCAACTTCTATATCTCCTTCTCCGGCATCGTCACCTTCAAAAGCGCCCGGGAACTGCAGGAAGTCGCCAAAAACGTCCCGGCCGACCGCTACCTGGTCGAAACCGATTCCCCCTATCTCGCCCCGGTTCCCTACCGCGGCAAAAGCAATCAACCGGCCTGGACCCGTCATGTCGCCGAGTTTATTTCGGGATTGCGCGAGACAGAAGTCGAGACGATTGCAGAACAAACCACCAACAACTATTTCGAGCTGTTTAAACATGACAAAAAATAA
- a CDS encoding PilZ domain-containing protein, with protein sequence MAAAPPKAPGGGRQGILSLTIKDKSALYAAYMPFVKNGGLFIPTSKSYNLGDEVFMLLTLMEEKEKLPVAGKIVWVTPKGSQGNRAAGIGVQFSEQDGGNARTKIETYLAGALKSDRQTHTM encoded by the coding sequence ATGGCAGCAGCACCCCCCAAAGCGCCCGGTGGCGGTCGACAGGGCATACTCTCGTTGACCATCAAGGACAAAAGCGCGCTCTATGCCGCCTATATGCCCTTCGTCAAAAACGGCGGGCTGTTCATCCCCACCAGTAAAAGCTACAACCTCGGCGACGAGGTGTTCATGCTGCTGACCCTGATGGAAGAGAAGGAAAAATTACCGGTGGCCGGCAAGATCGTCTGGGTGACGCCCAAAGGCTCGCAAGGTAATCGCGCGGCGGGTATCGGCGTGCAGTTCAGCGAACAGGACGGCGGCAACGCCCGCACCAAGATCGAAACCTACCTGGCCGGCGCCCTCAAATCCGATCGCCAGACCCACACGATGTAA
- a CDS encoding DNA polymerase III subunit delta', translating to MTIPVIQWHAAAWQQLQASRQQQRLPHALLLSGESGTGKAAFAAQVAASLLCEQPAADGRACGTCQACQRVAADTHPDRFRLAPEEPGKPIKVDAIRQLIQDLSLTGHYGRYRVVLLEPAEVMNANAANAFLKTLEEPPANTLLILITAAPARLPATIRSRCQPLRLKSPDRAAAAAWLSQEFSDSSRAEIELALRLAGGAPLLAARYLREEWLAARRRLLQALVNCATGHTSPLEAAGVATQLLKLDRQLPIYWMYYWVADFIRLAYDDNNIKNNDMTSDLQKLPKPVEPKALHQLLGKLQQARRLTESTVNPQLLWEDLMIDWSSLFAGQRG from the coding sequence ATGACGATTCCGGTCATTCAATGGCATGCCGCAGCCTGGCAGCAGTTACAGGCCAGCCGCCAGCAACAGCGGCTGCCTCATGCCCTGTTGCTCAGCGGGGAGTCGGGCACCGGCAAGGCGGCATTCGCCGCCCAGGTGGCCGCCTCGCTGCTGTGTGAACAGCCCGCTGCGGATGGGCGGGCCTGCGGTACCTGCCAGGCCTGCCAGCGGGTGGCGGCGGATACCCACCCGGACCGGTTTCGGCTGGCGCCGGAGGAGCCGGGTAAACCGATCAAGGTTGATGCCATCCGCCAGCTCATCCAGGATCTCTCCCTGACCGGCCATTACGGCCGTTACCGGGTGGTGCTGCTGGAACCGGCTGAAGTGATGAATGCCAATGCCGCCAACGCCTTTCTCAAGACCCTGGAAGAGCCGCCGGCCAATACCCTGCTGATCCTGATCACCGCCGCCCCGGCCCGCCTGCCGGCGACCATTCGCAGCCGTTGCCAGCCCCTGCGGCTGAAAAGTCCCGACCGCGCGGCGGCCGCTGCGTGGCTGAGCCAGGAATTCAGCGACAGCAGCCGGGCGGAGATTGAACTGGCCCTGCGGCTTGCCGGTGGGGCGCCCTTGCTGGCGGCCCGGTATCTGCGCGAGGAGTGGCTGGCGGCGCGCCGGCGCCTGCTGCAGGCGCTGGTAAACTGTGCCACCGGCCACACGTCGCCGCTGGAGGCCGCCGGCGTGGCCACCCAGCTGCTCAAGCTGGATCGGCAGTTGCCGATATACTGGATGTATTACTGGGTTGCCGATTTTATTCGCCTGGCCTATGATGATAACAATATTAAAAACAACGACATGACAAGCGATTTGCAGAAACTACCCAAACCGGTGGAGCCGAAGGCGCTTCACCAGTTGCTGGGCAAACTGCAACAGGCCCGGCGCCTGACCGAATCGACCGTCAACCCGCAATTGCTCTGGGAAGACCTGATGATCGACTGGTCCAGCCTGTTTGCCGGCCAGCGCGGCTAA
- the tmk gene encoding dTMP kinase, which translates to MSGYFITVEGGEGVGKSSNLGFIETWLREAGKEVVMTREPGGTALGENIRKLLLDANENHMAVDTELLLMFAARAQHLEEVIKPALAQDKWVICDRFTDATYAYQGGGRGVDFQRIAQLEQWVQGNLRPDLTLLLDMPVQQGLQRAGQRSTPDRFEREQQHFFERVRETYLIRARQEPNRFRVIDAAPALEQVHQQIAAVLSVLV; encoded by the coding sequence ATGAGCGGTTATTTCATCACCGTGGAAGGCGGGGAGGGCGTCGGTAAAAGCAGTAACCTGGGTTTTATCGAAACCTGGTTGCGCGAGGCCGGCAAGGAGGTGGTGATGACCCGCGAGCCGGGCGGCACCGCGCTGGGGGAGAACATCCGCAAACTGCTACTGGATGCCAATGAGAACCACATGGCCGTGGATACCGAGTTGTTGTTGATGTTTGCCGCCCGCGCACAACACCTGGAAGAGGTGATCAAACCGGCCCTGGCACAAGACAAATGGGTTATCTGCGATCGCTTTACCGATGCCACCTACGCCTACCAGGGTGGCGGGCGCGGCGTTGACTTTCAGCGTATCGCCCAGCTGGAGCAGTGGGTACAGGGCAATCTGCGCCCGGATCTGACCCTGCTGCTGGATATGCCGGTTCAGCAAGGCCTGCAACGGGCCGGCCAGCGCAGTACGCCGGACCGCTTCGAGCGCGAGCAACAACACTTTTTCGAGCGGGTGCGGGAAACCTATTTGATCCGCGCCCGCCAGGAGCCCAATCGCTTCCGGGTGATCGACGCGGCACCGGCGCTGGAGCAGGTACACCAACAGATTGCCGCGGTGTTATCGGTACTGGTATGA
- the mltG gene encoding endolytic transglycosylase MltG yields MSAALVAGAFWIDYRDYLSSPLSLPDDAPLTFEIKAGSSLKRVVDNLAEQAVIEKPRYILLNARLTGKGTQIHTGEYRLEPGMTVQDFLDLLYQGKVIQYSLTLVEGWNFKQMMTAIHTTAQLEQKTLGLSDAAIMQAIGHGDEHPEGRFMPDTYRFTRGMNDVAILKRAYNAMAGYLEEQWPQRAVGLPYETPYEALIMASIVEKETGVPEERDTIAGVFINRLEKRMRLQTDPTVIYGMGEDYDGNIRRRDLRTDTPYNTYTRGGLPPTPIAMPGREAIHAALHPDETAYLYFVSRGDGSHHFSSTLEEHNQAVIKYQLKGRKRSFSSYNNDEDENQ; encoded by the coding sequence GTGAGCGCGGCTCTGGTTGCTGGCGCGTTCTGGATAGATTATCGCGATTATCTGTCCTCGCCCCTGTCCCTGCCCGATGATGCGCCGCTGACCTTCGAGATCAAAGCGGGCTCCAGCCTGAAACGTGTGGTGGATAATCTGGCCGAACAGGCTGTTATCGAAAAACCCCGTTACATCCTGCTCAATGCCCGCCTCACCGGTAAAGGCACCCAGATCCATACAGGCGAGTATCGACTTGAACCCGGGATGACGGTTCAGGATTTTCTGGACCTGCTGTATCAGGGAAAAGTCATTCAATATTCGCTGACCCTGGTCGAGGGCTGGAATTTTAAACAGATGATGACAGCCATCCACACTACGGCACAGCTGGAACAAAAAACCCTGGGACTGTCGGACGCAGCGATCATGCAGGCGATCGGTCACGGTGATGAACACCCGGAAGGTCGCTTCATGCCGGATACCTATCGTTTTACCCGGGGCATGAACGATGTGGCGATTCTCAAGCGGGCCTATAACGCCATGGCCGGCTATCTGGAAGAACAATGGCCGCAACGTGCCGTCGGTTTGCCTTATGAAACGCCTTATGAAGCGCTGATTATGGCCTCGATCGTGGAAAAGGAAACCGGTGTGCCCGAAGAGCGGGATACCATCGCCGGCGTGTTCATCAACCGGCTGGAAAAACGTATGCGCCTGCAGACCGATCCCACGGTCATCTATGGCATGGGGGAGGATTACGACGGTAACATCCGGCGTCGCGATCTGCGCACCGACACGCCCTATAACACCTATACCCGTGGCGGACTGCCGCCGACCCCCATCGCCATGCCGGGGCGCGAGGCGATTCATGCCGCGCTGCATCCTGATGAGACGGCGTATCTCTATTTTGTTTCCCGGGGCGATGGCAGTCACCATTTCTCCAGCACTCTGGAAGAACATAACCAGGCGGTGATCAAATACCAGCTCAAGGGTCGCAAGCGATCCTTCTCTTCCTACAATAATGACGAGGATGAAAATCAATGA
- the pabC gene encoding aminodeoxychorismate lyase, translating to MLACRINGIDSRQLEITDRACQYGDGLFETLAVRNGKVEFLEAHLQRLAQGAQRLGIPLPDSARWRVDIRALLVGRQQAVLKLMLTRGPGGRGYRAPAEPAANRIVMLHPWPVHPIEYAEQGVRLRFCRTRLAVQPQLAGIKHLNRLEQILARREWEDETIQEGLMLDTRDRVIEGTMSNLFWLKGDTLHTPDLSACGVQGIMRQQIIDLAPTLGLDMQIGDTTRQALDETDGLFLTNSVIGLWPVRQLEDRVFDPSPRIKQLQDKLDAVRWQHAESDF from the coding sequence ATGCTGGCCTGTCGGATCAACGGCATCGACAGCCGGCAGCTGGAGATCACCGATCGCGCCTGCCAGTACGGCGACGGCCTGTTTGAAACCCTGGCGGTGCGTAACGGCAAGGTGGAATTTCTCGAGGCGCATCTGCAACGACTGGCGCAAGGGGCTCAACGACTGGGCATCCCGCTGCCCGACAGCGCCCGGTGGCGGGTCGACATCCGGGCGCTGCTGGTCGGGCGTCAGCAGGCCGTGCTGAAACTGATGCTCACGCGCGGCCCGGGCGGACGGGGTTATCGGGCCCCGGCCGAACCGGCCGCGAACCGGATCGTCATGCTCCATCCCTGGCCGGTGCATCCGATCGAATACGCCGAACAGGGGGTACGACTGCGTTTTTGCCGCACCCGCCTGGCCGTGCAACCGCAACTGGCGGGGATCAAACACCTCAACCGGCTGGAACAGATCCTGGCGCGCCGCGAGTGGGAGGATGAAACAATCCAGGAAGGGCTGATGCTGGATACCCGGGACCGGGTGATCGAGGGCACCATGAGCAATCTTTTCTGGTTAAAGGGTGACACATTGCATACCCCGGACTTATCAGCCTGCGGTGTTCAGGGTATTATGCGTCAACAGATCATCGATCTGGCCCCGACACTGGGACTGGATATGCAGATCGGTGACACGACCCGTCAGGCGCTGGACGAGACGGATGGTCTGTTTTTAACCAACAGCGTCATCGGCCTGTGGCCGGTGCGACAACTGGAAGACAGAGTGTTCGATCCCTCCCCGCGGATCAAACAGCTTCAGGATAAACTCGACGCAGTACGATGGCAGCATGCGGAATCTGATTTTTAG
- a CDS encoding aminodeoxychorismate synthase component I — MPSTVSQPVDLLALHRHNPERYPFLLQSAVVAEPRPATARYDILFAFPGDSYALWADNRITRNGEAYGDGDFLALLDRLWREEQTDTDTSPDLPFTGGWFVYLGYELAGQIEPRLALPKDAAQPVAVLVRIPAAVIHDHQTGQTSLVAEPAQESILKRIEQDIARAAETTSDRLPTQQINMDADDPQHYLRGVERIKHYIVEGDVFQVNLSRGWQGVMKPAPAGADLYQQLCQTNPAPFAALAQLPGLNVISSSPERLVKISGGRIETRPIAGTRPRGKEQHGDTANLQELIGHPKERAEHIMLIDLERNDLGRVCEPGSVEVDELMGLETYAHVHHIVSNVTGRLREDVTPGEAIRAVFPGGTITGCPKERCMAIIAELEQVPRGAYTGSLGYLNHNGDLDLNILIRTITQQGEYLALRAGAGLVFDSIGENELQETEHKARGMLLALGAVS, encoded by the coding sequence ATGCCAAGCACAGTATCCCAACCGGTCGACCTGCTGGCATTACACCGCCACAACCCCGAACGCTATCCCTTCCTGTTGCAAAGTGCTGTAGTAGCTGAACCGCGACCGGCAACGGCGCGCTACGATATCCTGTTTGCGTTTCCCGGCGACAGTTACGCCCTGTGGGCGGACAATCGCATTACCCGTAACGGGGAAGCGTATGGCGACGGTGATTTTCTGGCCTTGCTGGATCGGCTCTGGCGTGAGGAACAAACCGATACCGACACATCCCCTGATCTGCCCTTTACCGGCGGCTGGTTTGTTTATCTGGGTTATGAACTGGCGGGGCAGATCGAGCCGCGATTGGCTTTACCAAAAGATGCTGCACAACCGGTGGCCGTACTGGTGCGGATTCCTGCGGCGGTGATCCACGATCATCAAACAGGCCAGACCAGCCTGGTGGCCGAGCCCGCACAGGAATCGATACTGAAACGGATTGAGCAGGACATTGCCCGTGCGGCTGAGACGACCAGCGACCGCCTGCCGACGCAACAGATCAACATGGACGCCGATGATCCGCAGCATTATCTGCGCGGCGTCGAGCGGATAAAGCATTATATCGTCGAAGGCGATGTGTTTCAGGTGAATCTGTCGCGTGGCTGGCAGGGTGTTATGAAACCGGCACCGGCCGGCGCGGATCTCTATCAACAATTGTGTCAAACCAATCCCGCGCCGTTCGCCGCGCTGGCGCAACTGCCGGGCCTGAACGTGATCAGTTCCTCGCCCGAACGACTGGTGAAAATCTCGGGCGGGCGTATCGAAACCCGCCCGATTGCCGGAACGCGCCCACGAGGCAAGGAACAACACGGCGATACGGCCAATCTGCAGGAATTGATCGGCCACCCCAAGGAACGCGCCGAACATATCATGTTGATCGATCTGGAACGCAACGATCTCGGGCGGGTCTGCGAGCCGGGCAGTGTCGAAGTCGATGAGCTGATGGGACTGGAGACCTACGCGCACGTCCATCATATTGTTTCCAATGTGACGGGCCGGTTGCGTGAGGACGTAACACCCGGCGAGGCCATCCGTGCGGTGTTTCCCGGTGGGACGATTACCGGTTGTCCCAAGGAGCGCTGCATGGCGATCATTGCCGAGCTCGAACAGGTCCCTCGCGGCGCCTATACCGGCTCACTGGGGTATCTGAATCACAACGGCGATCTCGATCTGAATATTCTGATCCGCACCATCACCCAGCAGGGCGAATACCTCGCTTTGCGCGCCGGCGCCGGGCTGGTGTTCGATTCGATCGGTGAAAACGAACTGCAGGAAACCGAACACAAGGCCCGCGGCATGTTGCTGGCACTGGGAGCAGTGAGCTGA
- the fabF gene encoding beta-ketoacyl-ACP synthase II has translation MSKRRVVVTGMGMLSPVGNNVKTAWENILAGNSGIGPIEHFDVSDFAVRFGGSVRDFDVTSIMSSKDARKMDTFIHYGIAAAIEAIEDSGLEVTEANAERMGVAIGSGIGGLGTIEKNYEAFEKGGPRKFSPFLIPATIINMISGNLSIRYGFKGPNIALVTACATATHSIGDAARLIEYGDADVMIAGGAEMATTPSGLGGFAAARALSTRNDDPQTASRPWDRERDGFVLGDGAGVVVLEEYEQAKAREATIYAEVSGYGMSGDAYHMTSPSEGGEGAARCMNAALKNAAIDPQQIDYINAHGTSTPAGDAAEVAAAKRTFGDYAYKLAMSSTKSMTGHLLGAAGGIEAIFTCLAIRDQVAPPTINIFSPSEDCDLDFVPVEARQMKIDTALSNSFGFGGTNGTLVFRKPE, from the coding sequence GTGTCAAAACGTCGTGTTGTTGTCACCGGCATGGGTATGTTGTCTCCGGTCGGTAATAACGTCAAAACAGCCTGGGAAAATATTCTGGCCGGCAACAGCGGCATTGGCCCCATCGAGCATTTCGATGTCTCCGATTTCGCCGTCCGCTTTGGTGGCTCGGTGCGGGATTTCGATGTTACCAGCATCATGTCCAGCAAGGACGCGCGCAAGATGGATACCTTCATCCATTACGGTATCGCCGCCGCCATCGAGGCCATCGAGGACAGCGGGCTGGAAGTGACCGAGGCCAACGCCGAACGCATGGGCGTGGCGATCGGTTCCGGTATCGGTGGGCTCGGTACGATTGAAAAGAATTACGAGGCGTTTGAGAAGGGCGGTCCGCGCAAGTTTTCGCCGTTTCTGATCCCTGCCACGATCATCAACATGATCTCGGGCAATCTGTCGATCCGTTACGGCTTCAAGGGTCCGAATATCGCGCTGGTTACCGCCTGTGCGACGGCGACCCACAGTATCGGTGACGCGGCCCGCCTGATCGAATACGGCGATGCCGATGTGATGATCGCCGGCGGTGCCGAGATGGCCACCACACCCTCCGGACTGGGTGGCTTTGCCGCCGCCCGCGCCCTGTCCACGCGCAACGACGATCCGCAAACCGCCAGCCGTCCCTGGGATCGGGAGCGCGACGGTTTTGTCCTGGGTGACGGTGCCGGTGTCGTGGTGCTGGAAGAGTACGAACAGGCCAAAGCCCGTGAAGCGACCATCTATGCCGAAGTCAGCGGTTACGGCATGAGCGGCGATGCCTATCACATGACGTCTCCGTCGGAAGGCGGCGAGGGCGCGGCCCGCTGCATGAATGCCGCATTGAAAAACGCGGCGATCGATCCGCAGCAGATCGATTATATCAATGCCCACGGCACTTCCACACCGGCCGGCGATGCCGCCGAAGTCGCCGCGGCCAAGCGCACCTTTGGCGATTACGCCTACAAGCTGGCAATGAGTTCCACCAAGTCGATGACCGGTCACCTGCTGGGCGCCGCCGGCGGCATCGAGGCGATCTTTACCTGCCTGGCGATTCGCGATCAGGTGGCGCCACCGACGATCAATATTTTCAGTCCGAGCGAGGACTGCGATCTCGATTTTGTCCCCGTCGAAGCCCGGCAGATGAAAATCGACACCGCACTGTCCAACTCGTTCGGCTTCGGCGGCACCAACGGCACCCTGGTCTTCCGCAAACCGGAATAG
- the acpP gene encoding acyl carrier protein codes for MSSVEERVEKIVVEQLGVKAEEVTKEASFVDDLGADSLDTVELVMALEEEFETEIPDEDAEKITTVQQAIDYINNNVK; via the coding sequence ATGAGCAGTGTTGAAGAACGCGTAGAAAAAATCGTAGTTGAACAATTGGGCGTGAAGGCGGAAGAGGTGACCAAGGAAGCGTCTTTCGTTGACGATCTGGGCGCAGATTCACTGGATACCGTGGAACTGGTGATGGCTCTGGAAGAAGAGTTCGAAACCGAAATTCCGGATGAAGACGCCGAAAAGATTACCACCGTTCAGCAGGCCATCGATTACATTAACAACAACGTTAAGTAA
- the fabG gene encoding 3-oxoacyl-ACP reductase FabG: MTLENEIAFVSGASRGIGQAIALELGRQGARVIGTATSEDGAGKITAYLKEAGIDGMGVMMDVTDNASIDAALKQVEENYGAPSILVNNAGITRDNLLMRMKDAEWEDIINTNLNSIFRLTKACLRPMSKAKKGRIISIASVVGVSGNAGQTNYAAAKAGVIGFSKSLAREVGSRGITVNVVAPGFIDTDMTRALPEAQRETLLGQIPLARLGDPAEIAQAVAFLASPGAAYITGETLHVNGGMYMA, translated from the coding sequence ATGACACTTGAAAACGAAATTGCCTTTGTCTCCGGCGCCAGTCGCGGTATCGGTCAGGCGATCGCGCTGGAGCTGGGACGTCAGGGCGCCAGAGTGATTGGCACGGCGACTTCCGAGGACGGCGCCGGGAAGATCACTGCTTATTTAAAAGAGGCCGGGATCGACGGCATGGGCGTGATGATGGATGTTACCGACAACGCCAGCATCGATGCCGCCCTCAAACAAGTTGAAGAAAACTATGGTGCGCCGAGCATTCTGGTCAACAACGCCGGTATCACCCGCGATAATCTGCTGATGCGCATGAAGGACGCGGAGTGGGAAGACATTATCAACACCAACCTGAATTCCATTTTCCGTCTGACCAAGGCCTGCCTGCGGCCGATGAGCAAGGCCAAAAAGGGCCGGATCATCAGCATCGCCTCGGTCGTGGGCGTCTCCGGCAACGCCGGGCAGACCAACTATGCCGCCGCCAAGGCCGGGGTCATCGGCTTCAGCAAGTCGCTGGCCCGGGAAGTGGGCTCGCGCGGCATCACGGTCAACGTGGTGGCACCCGGCTTCATCGACACCGACATGACCCGGGCCCTGCCCGAGGCACAGCGTGAAACGCTGCTGGGGCAGATCCCGCTGGCCCGTCTTGGCGACCCGGCGGAAATCGCCCAGGCCGTGGCCTTCCTGGCCTCGCCCGGGGCGGCCTACATCACCGGCGAGACGCTGCACGTCAACGGCGGGATGTATATGGCGTAA